TAAAAAAGAAGGCCGTTAAAGCAGAAGAGGTTGCCGAAGAAGAAAAACCGGCAAAACCGAGGGCTAAGAAAAAGGAAACAGACGAAGAGGCTTAGCCTTTGAGTCTGACAGATAAAGGGGAGACCAATGTTACAACCAAAACGGGTAAAATACCGTAAAAGTCATAAAGGACACCGTCGCGGCAGAGCTCACGCCGGGACGACGGTTTTATTGGGAGATTTTGGCCTGCAGGCACTTGAGCCGGCTTGGATAACCGCCAGGCAAATTGAAGCCGCCAGGCGTGCGATGGTCAGGTATATTCGTCGCGGAGGTAAGGTGTGGATTCGGATTTTCCCCGATCACCCCGTTACTTCCAAACCGGCTGAAACCAGACAGGGCGGCGGTAAAGGCGCTCCGGATCACTGGGTGGCTATTGTTAGGCCCGGCAGAATAATGTTTGAATTGGGTGGGGTCCCTGAACATATTGCCAAAGAGGCCATGCGACTTGCGGCTTTTAAATTGCCGATGCGATCTAAGTTTTTAGTTAGAGACACCGGTGCCGAAGCTGCCGTCGATTCCGAACAAAAGGAGTTAGATCAAGTTGAAAGCTAATGAATTACGCGCCCTCGGAGACGAGGAGTTAAAAAAGAGATTAGACGAGGCCCATAAAAAGTTCTTTAATCTGCGTTTCCAGGCTGCCACCAGGCAGTTGAAGAATCATCGCGAGCCGCCGATGGCCAAGAAAGAGATCGCTCTTTTAAAAACTATTATACGCGAAAGAGAACTGGGAATAAGGTAGGAAAGAGCTATGCAAACTAATAAAAAAGTCAGAATTGGCCATGTTGTAGGCACTAAAATGGAAAAAACCGCGGTTGTTGCCATCGAAACTTTTAAGCGACATCCGTTATACGGGAAATCCATCAGGAAAGTTGTTAAGTATAAAGCCCACGATGAAAACAGTGAGTGCAAATTGGGCGACAAAGTAAAAATAATCGAAACCCGTCCTCTTTCCAAGGATAAGAGGTGGAGGGTTGCGGAAATAATTGCCAGAAAAGAAGTGGCTGAGGTCAAGCCTCAGGAAATAATCTAAAAGGGATAAACTCAGATGATTCAAACCTATACTAGGCTTAAAGTTGCAGATAACACCGGTGCCAGACAAATAATGTGTATTAATGTGCCGGGCGGAACGGGTAAGAGATTTGCCACTGTCGGTGATGTAATCGTCGCGACGGTCAAGAAATCAATTCCCGACGCTCAGGTAAAAGCTGGGGAAGTGGTAAGAGCGGTTATTGTACGCTGCACATGTCCCTACAGGCGTCCGGACGGTTCATATATAAAATTTGATGAGAATGCAGCAGTTATACTTGCTGATGAAAGTAATCCCAAAGGGACCAGAATCTTTGGCCCGGTTGCCCGGGAACTGAGAGATAAGAATTATACCAAGATTATCTCGCTGGCGCCCGAGGTATTGTAGGGAGTTATTAATAGAATGAATATCAGAAAAAACGATAATGTTTTTGTGATTGCCGGGAAAGACAAGGGCAAAAAGGGAAAAGTCAGATTTGTCTTCCCCAAGAAAGGCCGCGTTATAGTGGAAGGTGTGAACTTCATTAAGAGACATGCCCGCCCGACCGGTCAGGCGAGACAAGCCGGAATTATTGAACGCGAAGAATCGATTGATGTTTCAAACGTGATGTTACTTTGCGGTAAATGCAACAAACCGGTGCGCGTTGGCTACAAAGAGACAGAGGATGGTAAGAAAGTGCGTTATTGCAGGTCTTGCCAGGAGGTGATTGATTAATGGCGGCTCTAAAAGAGAAGTATAAGAACGAAGTTGTTCCCGGATTGATGGAAAAATACGGGTATGCCAACGTTTTGCGCGTACCGCGCCTTGAAAAAGTGGTTATCAATATTGGTATGGGTGAAGCTATTACCAATGCCAAAGCGATGGAGGCTGCCGAGAGAGATTTGATATCTATCTGCGGGCAACGTCCGGTGGTTACCCGTTCGAAAAGGTCTATTGCTGCTTTCAAATTGAGGGCAGGGATGCCGGTAGGCTTAAAAGTAACTCTGCGCGGTGAAAGGATGTACGACTTCCTCGGTAAACTGATGAATGTTGTTTTGCCGCGTATCAGGGAATTCAACGGTGTTCCGCGCTACGGTTTTGACGGCTTCGGGAATTATACGTTGGGGTTAAAAGAACAAATCTATTTCCCCGAGATAAGTTTTGAGGCTGTTGATAAGCTGAGGGGTTTGGAAATTACAATTGTAACCAAAGCCAGATCGGATGAAGAAGGCCGTCAGCTTTTGGAAATGTTGGGGATGCCCTTTATGAAAGAGGAAGAATAAATGGCAAAGAAATCTAAGATTGCAAAATCACAGCGCACTCCCAAATTCGAAGTGCAAAGACATAATCGCTGTCGTTTATGTGGCAGACCGCGCGCATATATCAGAACGTTTGGCGTATGCCGTATATGTTTTAGAAAATTAGCCCTGTCAGGGCAAATCCCGGGAGTAAAGAAAGCCAGCTGGTAGACAGCGGTTAAATGTTAGAGTAAGGAGTACAGGGGATGTCTGTAACGGATCCAATCGCAGATATGTTAACACGAATTCGCAACGCCGGTATGGCGCGGCATGATTCGGTCTCTATACCATCCTCGAGGATGAAATTGTATATTGCAAAAATCCTTAAACAAGAAGGTTTTATTGCTGATTACGAGGTCGTTGGCGGTCGTATGCAGAGGCAGATTAAAGTTGTTTTAAAATATGCCGACAGAAACCAGCCGATGATTTCCGGTCTAAAGAGAGTCAGCAAGCCCGGATTAAGAATTTATGTACAAAACAGTGAAATCCCTCGAGTTTTCGGCGGTATGGGGATTTCAATTATTTCGACATCTAAGGGTGTTATGACCGGCAAGAAGGCTTGGCACCAAGGAATCGGCGGCGAGCTTTTATGCTACGTCTGGTAAACTAATCGTGAGGTACGTTTATATATGTCTAGGATAGGAAAATTACCGATAGCCGTGCCTGCGGGCGTGGCAGTCAAAATAGAAGATAATAAAGTTAATGTAACCGGTCCGAAGGGCTCTTTGGAGCGCTTGTTTGATCCCGGGATGAATATTGGTTTAGACGATGGGACGCTCACTGTTACTCGCCCCAGCGATGACCGAAGACACCGTGCGATGCACGGCCTTACCAGGACTTTGCTTGATAATATGGTTAAAGGCGTTAGTGTCGGTTTCGAAAAGAAGCTGGAAATCGTTGGTGTTGGTTATCGTGCCGAAATGTCAGGACAAACATTGGTTTTGCGCCTTGGCTTTTCGCATCCCGTTGAGTTTACTATGCCCGAGGGCATAGCCGTTGTATTGGACGGACAAACCAAGATAACCGTGCAAGGGATTGATAAAGAGAAGGTTGGGCAATTCGCCGCAGAAGTGCGTAAGGTACGCCCGCCGGATAGTTATAAGGGCAAGGGTGTCAGATATGCCGGAGAGGTTGTACGCCTTAAGGCCGGTAAGACCGGAGGGAGTAAGAAAAAGTGAGCAAAAATACAGCTAGAGCTGGACGTTATAGAAGGCATGCCAGAGTTCGTGCCAAGATTAGCGGTACTGCCGAGAGACCTCGTTTGTGTGTTTATCGCAGCCTGCAAAATATTTATGCGCAGGTTATCGATGACACTAAAGGGCACACTCTCGTTTCCGCTTCAACTTTGGATCCTGAAGTTGTCAAAGAGTTAGAAGGAAAGAAAAAATCTGATCAGGCTGAAATGGTCGGACTTTTAGTAGCTAAGCGGGCTTTGGAAGCCGGTGTAACGCAGGTAGTGTTTGATCGCGGCGGCTACAAATATCATGGCAGAGTAAAAACTCTGGCTGATGGAGCTCGTAAGGGCGGAATAAAATTCTAAGGAAGGGTTATAGCATTGGCCAAGAAGCTTGTAATAAAAAATAAGATAGACCCATCGGGATTAGTGTTAAACGATAAACTGATTTACCTCAACCGTGTTTCAAAGGTTGTTAAAGGCGGTAAGCGCCTTAGTTTCAGCGCTTTGGTGGTAGCCGGTGACGGAAACGGTCATGTCGGTATCGGGACCGGTAAATCTGCCGAAGTCCCCGATGCAATTAACAAAGCCAGTGCCGTTGCCAAAAAGAATTTGGTAAAGGTTCAGTTGGCGGGTTCCACTATTCCGTATGAAATGGTTGTTGAGTACGGGGCGGCAAAGGTTCTTTTGAAACCGGCCTCTCCCGGTACCGGTATTATTGCCGGCGGTAGTGTCAGAGCGGTGGTTGAGGCCGCCGGGATTAAGGATATCCTTACCAAATCCATGGGAAGTGCCAACAAGACTAATGTCGCCAAGGCAACTATCCTTGGGCTCAGCCAGCTCAAGGACCCTAAAGTACATATCGCAAGGCGCAAAGGGATAATCAGTGATATGGTAGAAACCGAGGAGGCCGCAGATGTCTAAATTGCGTGTTACGCTGATAAAAAGCGGCATCGGTTATGCCGAGGACCAGAAAAGAACCCTGACTGCTTTGGGTTTTAAACGATTAAATCAGAGTGTTGTGCTTGAAGATTCCTCTGCCGCAAGAGGCATGATTCAGAAAGTAAGGCATCTGGTTAAAGTGGAGGAAGTAAACTAGTGAGGCAGGAATTATTAAGCCCGGCACCGGGTTCAAAGAAGGATAGCAAGCGTGTCGGCCGTGGAAACGGCAGCGGGCGCGGCACATATTCCGGCAGGGGATGCAAGGGACAAAAAGCACGTGCCGGCAGGGGTAAATTAAGAGTAGGATTTGAGGGCGGACAGCTGCCTTTGATTAAGCGTCTTCCGCGCAAGCGCGGCTTTACCAATATTTTTAAGACGGAATATGAAATAATCAACTTAAGCAGGCTGGATGTTTTCGAGGCCGGCAGTGAAGTTACGGTTGTTGAACTGATTAACGCCGGTGTTATAAAAAATAATAATAAACCGATTAAAGTACTTTCAGACGGCGATTTAAATAAACCGTTGAACGTTAAAGCCGATAAGTTTTCGGCGGCAGCCAAGGCCAAGATAGAAGCTGCCGGAGGCACGGCAACAGAGGTGGCTAATGGCTAAACCCAGGCTTCTACAGGCAGCAATTGATGCTTTCAGGCTGCCCGATTTGAGGCGGCGGCTTCTGATAACCTTCGGAATACTGGTGGTATTCCGATTGGTTGCTCATGTTCCTTTGCCGGGTGTGGATTCGTCTGCCCTTAAAGCGTTATTTGAAAATAACGCCCTTTTGGGAATGATGGATCTCTTCAGCGGCGGGGCGATGAAAAACTTTAGTGTTGCCGCTATGGGTGTTTATCCTTATATTACGGCTTCGATTATTATGACCGTAATGACTCCGGTAATCCCTAAATTACAGGCGATTTCTCAAGAAGGGGAAACCGGTAAAAACAAAATAAGTCGTATAACTCATTGGTTAACGGTTCCGTTAGCCGGTTTGGCCGGTTACGGACAACTTATTGTTCTGCAGAATGCGGGTGCGGTAGCTGTCGCTACACCGCTTTTGACTGTGGCTATGATTATGACAATGATTGCCGGAACAATGTTTTTGGTCTGGTTGGGTGAGCAAATTACGGAATACGGGCTTGGTAACGGTATTTCGATTATCATCTTTGCCGGTATTGTTGCCGGGTTACCGGAAATGGCCGGAGATTCCATTCTTGCTATCCAACAAGGACAGATTGCCGGGGTGATTGCGTTCTTTGTAGTCGGGTTAGCGATGACTTTCTTAATAGTTATCTTTACGGAAGCCCACAGACGGATTCCGGTCCAATATGCTAAAAGTGTTTTTAAGAGCGGGCGCATGTACCGACAATCGGGTGCCAGCCATATTCCGCTGAGGGTTAATACCGCCGGTATGATTCCCTTGATTTTTGCGATGGCTTTGGTAATGTTCCCGGGTATTATCGCCAGCTATTTCCAGGATGTGGAGGCGCATAATTTCTGGTATTGGGTTGTCCAGATATTCAGTCCGGATACAGCCTTACCGCTGGGGATTATCTATTGGGCGTTTTATTTCGTGCTGGTATTTGGTTTCGCATTCTTTTATACTATGGTTATATTCCAGCAACAGGACCTTCCCGGTGTTTTACAACGGCAGGGAGGTTTTGTACCGGGTATTCGACCCGGAAAGCAGACAGCGACCTATCTTACGGGTGTGATTGAACGCATTACGTGGGGAGGGGCGCTATTTTTGGCTGTTGTAGCGATAATGCCTTTCATTGTCAGCACGGTTAGCAATGCGACTACTATGGTTTTATCCAGTTTCGGAATGCTGATTGTTGTCGGTGTCGTGTTGGATACCATGAAGCAAATGGAAGCTCAGCTTTCAATGAGACGCTACGAGGGCTTTTTAAAATAAAAAGGCGCCAGGGAGAATAAAATGTATATTATATTCCTTGGGGCTCCGGGAGCGGGAAAAGGCACTCAAGCGATTGAAGTTGCAAAGGAATTCGGTTTGGTGTCGATTGCTACCGGAGACTTATTCCGCCAGGCAGTAGAGCGTGAAGACGAGCTTGGGAAAAAAGTTCGTGAATATATGGAAAAGGGAGTTTTGGTTCCCAATGAAATAACGGTGCAGATGGTTTTAGGTAAACTGTCGGCGATTGAGAATCAAAACGGTGTGATTTTGGATGGGTTCCCCAGGAACCTGATACAAGCGGAAGCGCTTGATGAGGCTTTTAAAAAAGAAAATAAGAACATTGACAGTGTTGTGTATATTAAAGTTGAAGAAGGCGAACTGGTTCGGCGCTTAAGCGGGCGCTGGGTTTGCCGTTGTTGCCAGTTACCGTACCGCATTAGCGGAACGCTAACCGAGGAACATAAAAAGTGTTCCAGCTGCGACGGTGAACTTTACCAGAGGCCGGATGATAATTTGGAAACGATTAAAAATCGTTTAAGGGTCTATTTTACGGAAACCGCTCCTTTGATTGAATACTATCGAAAGAGCGATAGATTGATCGAAGTGGACGGAGAAGGTGAAGTCGAGGAGATAACCCAAAGGATTGTTGCCGCTCTTCGAAACAGAGCCTAAGAATCAATTATGGGTATTAAAATAAAATCCGAAAAAGAAATTGAAATTATGCGGATAGCCGGGCGGATTGTGGCCGAGGTGCTGCAACTCTTAAAAAACAGTATTCAGCCCGGAATGAGTACGAAAGAACTCGATTTAATAGCTGAAAAAGAACTGGTACGGCTGGGAGCGATTCCTTCTTTTAAAGGGTATCCCCCGCATGGGAAAAACAGATTTCCCGCCAGCCTTTGTGTTTCGGTAAACGAAGAAATAGTTCACGGGATTCCCGGTGAAAGGATTATTAAAAACGGCGACATTGTTTCGATGGATGTCGGCTCAATATATGACGGTTTCCAAGGGGATGCCGCTTTAACGGTTGGAGTTGGGGACATCAGCCCCAAAGCGGCCGAGCTTCTGCGGGTTACCGAAGGGGCCTTGGCAGCCGGTATTGCAGCCGCTCGTGACAGGGCTAGGTTGGGCGATATAGGAGCGGCAATCCAAGGGTACGTTGAACCCAAAGGGTTTTCGATAGTGCGCGAATATACCGGACACGGTATCGGTCGGGAGATGCACGAAGAACCCCTAATTC
This Dehalococcoidales bacterium DNA region includes the following protein-coding sequences:
- the rplP gene encoding 50S ribosomal protein L16, producing MLQPKRVKYRKSHKGHRRGRAHAGTTVLLGDFGLQALEPAWITARQIEAARRAMVRYIRRGGKVWIRIFPDHPVTSKPAETRQGGGKGAPDHWVAIVRPGRIMFELGGVPEHIAKEAMRLAAFKLPMRSKFLVRDTGAEAAVDSEQKELDQVES
- the rpmC gene encoding 50S ribosomal protein L29, whose amino-acid sequence is MKANELRALGDEELKKRLDEAHKKFFNLRFQAATRQLKNHREPPMAKKEIALLKTIIRERELGIR
- the rpsQ gene encoding 30S ribosomal protein S17, translating into MQTNKKVRIGHVVGTKMEKTAVVAIETFKRHPLYGKSIRKVVKYKAHDENSECKLGDKVKIIETRPLSKDKRWRVAEIIARKEVAEVKPQEII
- the rplN gene encoding 50S ribosomal protein L14, whose translation is MIQTYTRLKVADNTGARQIMCINVPGGTGKRFATVGDVIVATVKKSIPDAQVKAGEVVRAVIVRCTCPYRRPDGSYIKFDENAAVILADESNPKGTRIFGPVARELRDKNYTKIISLAPEVL
- the rplX gene encoding 50S ribosomal protein L24, giving the protein MNIRKNDNVFVIAGKDKGKKGKVRFVFPKKGRVIVEGVNFIKRHARPTGQARQAGIIEREESIDVSNVMLLCGKCNKPVRVGYKETEDGKKVRYCRSCQEVID
- the rplE gene encoding 50S ribosomal protein L5, with the translated sequence MAALKEKYKNEVVPGLMEKYGYANVLRVPRLEKVVINIGMGEAITNAKAMEAAERDLISICGQRPVVTRSKRSIAAFKLRAGMPVGLKVTLRGERMYDFLGKLMNVVLPRIREFNGVPRYGFDGFGNYTLGLKEQIYFPEISFEAVDKLRGLEITIVTKARSDEEGRQLLEMLGMPFMKEEE
- a CDS encoding type Z 30S ribosomal protein S14, producing MAKKSKIAKSQRTPKFEVQRHNRCRLCGRPRAYIRTFGVCRICFRKLALSGQIPGVKKASW
- the rpsH gene encoding 30S ribosomal protein S8, whose translation is MSVTDPIADMLTRIRNAGMARHDSVSIPSSRMKLYIAKILKQEGFIADYEVVGGRMQRQIKVVLKYADRNQPMISGLKRVSKPGLRIYVQNSEIPRVFGGMGISIISTSKGVMTGKKAWHQGIGGELLCYVW
- the rplF gene encoding 50S ribosomal protein L6; this translates as MSRIGKLPIAVPAGVAVKIEDNKVNVTGPKGSLERLFDPGMNIGLDDGTLTVTRPSDDRRHRAMHGLTRTLLDNMVKGVSVGFEKKLEIVGVGYRAEMSGQTLVLRLGFSHPVEFTMPEGIAVVLDGQTKITVQGIDKEKVGQFAAEVRKVRPPDSYKGKGVRYAGEVVRLKAGKTGGSKKK
- the rplR gene encoding 50S ribosomal protein L18 codes for the protein MSKNTARAGRYRRHARVRAKISGTAERPRLCVYRSLQNIYAQVIDDTKGHTLVSASTLDPEVVKELEGKKKSDQAEMVGLLVAKRALEAGVTQVVFDRGGYKYHGRVKTLADGARKGGIKF
- the rpsE gene encoding 30S ribosomal protein S5, whose amino-acid sequence is MKNKIDPSGLVLNDKLIYLNRVSKVVKGGKRLSFSALVVAGDGNGHVGIGTGKSAEVPDAINKASAVAKKNLVKVQLAGSTIPYEMVVEYGAAKVLLKPASPGTGIIAGGSVRAVVEAAGIKDILTKSMGSANKTNVAKATILGLSQLKDPKVHIARRKGIISDMVETEEAADV
- the rpmD gene encoding 50S ribosomal protein L30, which gives rise to MSKLRVTLIKSGIGYAEDQKRTLTALGFKRLNQSVVLEDSSAARGMIQKVRHLVKVEEVN
- the rplO gene encoding 50S ribosomal protein L15 — its product is MRQELLSPAPGSKKDSKRVGRGNGSGRGTYSGRGCKGQKARAGRGKLRVGFEGGQLPLIKRLPRKRGFTNIFKTEYEIINLSRLDVFEAGSEVTVVELINAGVIKNNNKPIKVLSDGDLNKPLNVKADKFSAAAKAKIEAAGGTATEVANG
- the secY gene encoding preprotein translocase subunit SecY, with product MAKPRLLQAAIDAFRLPDLRRRLLITFGILVVFRLVAHVPLPGVDSSALKALFENNALLGMMDLFSGGAMKNFSVAAMGVYPYITASIIMTVMTPVIPKLQAISQEGETGKNKISRITHWLTVPLAGLAGYGQLIVLQNAGAVAVATPLLTVAMIMTMIAGTMFLVWLGEQITEYGLGNGISIIIFAGIVAGLPEMAGDSILAIQQGQIAGVIAFFVVGLAMTFLIVIFTEAHRRIPVQYAKSVFKSGRMYRQSGASHIPLRVNTAGMIPLIFAMALVMFPGIIASYFQDVEAHNFWYWVVQIFSPDTALPLGIIYWAFYFVLVFGFAFFYTMVIFQQQDLPGVLQRQGGFVPGIRPGKQTATYLTGVIERITWGGALFLAVVAIMPFIVSTVSNATTMVLSSFGMLIVVGVVLDTMKQMEAQLSMRRYEGFLK
- a CDS encoding adenylate kinase — translated: MYIIFLGAPGAGKGTQAIEVAKEFGLVSIATGDLFRQAVEREDELGKKVREYMEKGVLVPNEITVQMVLGKLSAIENQNGVILDGFPRNLIQAEALDEAFKKENKNIDSVVYIKVEEGELVRRLSGRWVCRCCQLPYRISGTLTEEHKKCSSCDGELYQRPDDNLETIKNRLRVYFTETAPLIEYYRKSDRLIEVDGEGEVEEITQRIVAALRNRA
- the map gene encoding type I methionyl aminopeptidase; amino-acid sequence: MGIKIKSEKEIEIMRIAGRIVAEVLQLLKNSIQPGMSTKELDLIAEKELVRLGAIPSFKGYPPHGKNRFPASLCVSVNEEIVHGIPGERIIKNGDIVSMDVGSIYDGFQGDAALTVGVGDISPKAAELLRVTEGALAAGIAAARDRARLGDIGAAIQGYVEPKGFSIVREYTGHGIGREMHEEPLIPNFGIRGTGIELKKGMTLAIEPMVNVGGWRTKPGRDGWVVYTADGSLSAHFEHTIAITDGEPVVLTAL